In a genomic window of Chaetodon trifascialis isolate fChaTrf1 chromosome 8, fChaTrf1.hap1, whole genome shotgun sequence:
- the ppdpfb gene encoding pancreatic progenitor cell differentiation and proliferation factor B: protein MAAIPAGGSLVATTDYYRRRIGSTSSSSSCGSSEYSGEVIPHHPGLPKQDSGHWWSSFFFGKQPGMTPLTEEAQQKAGVPGAVTNGQITCVARQMVMQRQVSESSDAGSPASS, encoded by the exons ATGGCAGCTATTCCAGCAGGAGGTTCTCTCGTGGCGACCACGGACTACTACCGAA ggcgCATCGGCTCTacgtccagcagcagctcttgcGGCAGTTCGGAGTACAGCGGAGAGGTCATCCCTCACCATCCAG GACTCCCCAAGCAGGACTCTGGCCATTGGTGGTCCAGTTTCTTCTTTGGGAAGCAGCCAGGGATGACCCCACTGACTGAGGAGGCACAGCAGAA GGCTGGGGTCCCAGGTGCAGTGACCAACGGTCAGATCACCTGCGTTGCCAGGCAGATGGTGATGCAACGGCAGGTGAGTGAGAGCAGCGACGCAGGAAGTCCCGCCTCCTCCTGA